CGCATTGGCCACCATTGTAGTCTATTAAGATTTGGTGACGTGGCAGGTTAAGGGTTCAAACCCTATTTTCTATCATTATATCACTCTACGtgactttttcaaaatttataccGGTGGATCCATCTGGTCCGATAATGGTTCCTCGTTGGTTCCCCAATTGATTCAATTGGACCTCCCCTCCCCTTCCCTTAGTATAGGCTAGGATAAGAGAAGGGGTAGAAACGGGATAGAATAGATGTTGCTGtttgataaaaagaaaaaaagtttagATACAAGGATCTGTAAGAGAAATTTATACTTGATCTATCTGTTAATTGTCTCTTGTTGATAGGTGATTAATAAATACGTGTCATTGTAGACTCGTACATAGAAGAAATGACCAGCCATTAACTTACAAAGACTTTTTCTATTATTATGTGCCTTAAAAGCACAAAGtacaccaaaaaataaaaaagaaaaaaaaaagagggtatGCCCATAATAaactcttattattattatttctatCCCTTAATTTGCCTTTTGCATTGAGATTTTAATATTTTGGACATCTAAAGCAGCCGGTCCTACCTTTTTGTCCTGAACTTTTAGGGCGCATAATAGAAGAAATGGGAACTGTATCTATCTTTCCTAAACGCATTACTGTCATTTAATTGTCAAATATGGACCTTTCACTATCCCATTTGGGACCTGTGACTGTGAGTCTCGTGGTCCCTCCTAACTTATCAAAACTTGGCACGGGCAAAAGTTTTGTGAAGATTTGTATATCACTAGAAACGTCCTTACAATTATTATTGCAGTGATAAAACAAGGGAAATGTTAACCCCACTTtactccccttttttttttttttttgttaatcatACTTTCactatttgttttatcatatggTTTAATGCATGAAAATTATATGATAAAAGCGACAATGAACGTACAATTAATAAAAAGTAGGGTGCAATTAACATTCTCTAATGATCGTAGACTGCCGGCCCACTTACCAGACACTGAATGGGTAGAGAATCACTACACGCCAAGGGGAACCTGAGCAGTTGGGCTCTGCTACTTTTAGGCCCAAGGCCAAGCTTGGCAGCACCTTTGACTTGGCCGCCAAAATCGATTGATTACAAGTCTTGTCTAAAATTGCTGTTGAATTATATGCAGGAATGGCCGTTGGAAGAGATCTGGTTGGGAAGGACAATCATGTAATATCAGTGATTGGAGATGGAGCCATGACAGCAGGACAGGCATACGAAGCAATGAACAATGCAGGCTTTCTTGATTCGAATCTCATTATAATCTTGAACGACAACAAACAAGTCTCCCTCCCCACAGCCACTCTTGATGGTCCTGCCCCTCCTGTTGGAGCTTTGAGCAAGGCCTTAACAAAGCTGCAATCAAGCAGAAAATTTCGCCAACTTCGCGAAGCAGCAAAAGTAAGTAGTAATTAATCAATTTCCTCAACCTCGCTGCTCTTGAAtggcacaaaaagaaaaaaaaataatttattcatTGAATTGTGATCATTTATAGGGGGTGACAAAGCAACTAGGCGGCAAAACTCATGAACTTGCAGCCAAAGTCGATAGTGCCGTTAGGGGAATGGTTAGTGGCTCAGGGGCCCCTCTATTTGAAGAATTGGGACTATATTACATTGGTCCAGTCGATGGCCACAATATGGAAGACCTTGTGTACATTTTCAAGAAGGTGAAGTCTATGCCTGCACCAGGACCGGTCCTTATTCACATCataacagaaaaaggaaaaggatacACTCCTGCAGAAGTAGCTGCAGATAAAATGCATGGTAATATGCACATTTTGTTTCATAATTTGCAAAAATTGCTTAAAAAGCATAGGGCTAATCagttcctccttttcttttccccccttCTGTGGTTTTCCTGCAGGAGTTGTGAAATTTGATCCTCAGACTGGAAAACAATTCAAGTCAAGTTCAAAGACAAAAGCATATACTACATACTTTGCGGAGTCTCTGGTAGCAGAAGCAGAGCAAGATGAAAAGATAGTAGCTATTCATGCCGCCATGGGAGGTGGTACCGGTCTCAATATATTCCAGAAACGCTTTCCTGAACGATGTTTTGATGTTGGGATCGCAGAGCAGCATGCTGTTActtttgctgctggtttagCTACAGAAGGGCTCAAGCCCTTTTGTGCTATCTACTCATCTTTCCTGCAGAGGGGTTACGATCAGGTCAAATGGCCTAACCTCATTACTAGTTGCTAAAATGGAAAATGTGCACATTCAATAGAAATTCTAATACTGGAGATTGTGCAGGTGGTTCACGATGTAGACCTTCAAAAACTTCCTGTGAGGTTTGCTATGGATAGAGCTGGACTTGTAGGCGCAGACGGTCCGACACATTGTGGGGCATTTGACACCACTTATATGGCTTGTCTGCCTAATATGGTTGTCATGGCACCAGCGGATGAGGCTGAACTAATGCACATGATTGCAACTGCTGCAGTTATTGATGACAGGCCGAGTTGCTTTAGGTACCCAAGAGGAAATGGCATTGGTGCGGCACTTCCGCCCAATAACAAAGGAACTCCACTGGAGGTAGTTTGCAATATCTGAAACTTCTGAGATTCGTTTGTCATATATATGCACACGTGCATTTATTTTTGAATCCAATGCTAAAACAAATTTCAAAATCAGATTGGCAAGGGAAGGATATTGAGGGAAGGAACCAGGGTAGCCATTTTGGGTTATGGAACGATAGTGCAAAACTGTTTAGCTGCCGCTCAGGTTCTTCAAGCCGTTGGAGTATCAGCCACTGTTGCTGATGCGCGATTCTGCAAGCCTCTGGATGGAAAATTGATCCGAGAACTTGTTCAGGAGCATGAAGTCCTCCTCACTGTTGAAGAAGGATCTATTGGAGGATTTGGATCTCACGTCTCACACTTTTTGGGCTTGAACGGTTTACTAGATGGAAATCTAAAGGTAACTGTTTCGTTACACACTACCATTCAGGCATTTACCACCACTGTTTCCTTCTCCCAATCCCCGTGCACTGACTGATTTTGATCCAATAACCCTAGTTATGATCTAAAATAGATTTGTTGACTCATTTCTTCTTATTTTAGTGGAGGGCTATGATGCTTCCCGACAGATATATCGACCACGGGGCTCCAGCTGACCAGATTGAAGAAGCCGGGCTCACCCCAAAGCACATTGCAGCCACTGTTCTATCTCTAATTGGTGAGCACAAGGAGAGTCTGCACCTCATCGACATATA
The Coffea arabica cultivar ET-39 chromosome 6c, Coffea Arabica ET-39 HiFi, whole genome shotgun sequence genome window above contains:
- the LOC113692757 gene encoding probable 1-deoxy-D-xylulose-5-phosphate synthase 2, chloroplastic, coding for MVSYGVLPRANFLPLLYPQDGLSSSSLLPSTIPCIPSNKRKFSGVVAVHQENEASDESDVLVKTRQDGQQKRILNFSGAKPKTPILDTINYPVHMKNLSVEELEKLADELREEIVYTVSKIGGHLSASLGVAELTVALHHVFNTPDDKIIWDVGHQTYPHKILTGRRSRMHTIRQTFGLAGFPKRDESAHDAFGAGHSSTSISAGLGMAVGRDLVGKDNHVISVIGDGAMTAGQAYEAMNNAGFLDSNLIIILNDNKQVSLPTATLDGPAPPVGALSKALTKLQSSRKFRQLREAAKGVTKQLGGKTHELAAKVDSAVRGMVSGSGAPLFEELGLYYIGPVDGHNMEDLVYIFKKVKSMPAPGPVLIHIITEKGKGYTPAEVAADKMHGVVKFDPQTGKQFKSSSKTKAYTTYFAESLVAEAEQDEKIVAIHAAMGGGTGLNIFQKRFPERCFDVGIAEQHAVTFAAGLATEGLKPFCAIYSSFLQRGYDQVVHDVDLQKLPVRFAMDRAGLVGADGPTHCGAFDTTYMACLPNMVVMAPADEAELMHMIATAAVIDDRPSCFRYPRGNGIGAALPPNNKGTPLEIGKGRILREGTRVAILGYGTIVQNCLAAAQVLQAVGVSATVADARFCKPLDGKLIRELVQEHEVLLTVEEGSIGGFGSHVSHFLGLNGLLDGNLKWRAMMLPDRYIDHGAPADQIEEAGLTPKHIAATVLSLIGEHKESLHLIDI